TACCGTTCCAGCCATTCCATTCAATACCATTCCATTCAATACCGTTTCAGCCATTCCATTCaataccattccagccattccATTCAATACCATTCCATTCAATACCATTCCATTCAATACCGTTCCAGCCATTCCATTCaataccattccagccattccATTCAATACCGTTCCAGCCATTCCATTCAATACCATTCCATTCAATACCGTTCCAGCCATTCCATTCaataccattccagccattccATTCAATACCGTTCCAGCCATTCCATTCAATACCATTCCATTCAATACCATTCCATTCAATACGTTCCAGCCATTCCATTCAAGCCCGTCCTCCCCCAATTAACTGCTGTGATCTAGGCCAGTAATCATTAAGTATCTCAAATTAGgagtgcagatctaggatcaatTTAGCATTATTATAATttgagataaaaaataaaaaaatcatacAACATAAGGGCAGGGGTAAACTTATCCTATAACAGCAATCCTACTCTGAGAAGCTTGGTGTGATTAATCGGCATTAACAGTTTTGTACCTATAAGCTCATAATTGCCAGCATGCGGTGTAGGCCTACAGGGCCCTACTGTAACTGTCAACATGAGAGGTAATagaattaaggagagagagagctcagctATAAGTGTCAGGTTGCTTTGGGTTTTATTTCAAAGGTGAGAGAAGAAAGGGTAGAATAGATTTAGCAGCTGATCTGAATGGAGGGGGGGGTGAAGTTAATACCTAGTTAAGACTTACTAGGTATCAAAAAACACTGCTATCAAaacatcgaacatctcattacacccccaccccccccccacctcgctgctctaacagcctccactcttctgggtaggctttccactagatgttggaacattgctgtgtggacttgcttccattcagccacaaaagcattagtgaggtcgggcactaatGTAGtaaggcgattaggcctggctcgcattcggcattccaattcatcccaaaggtgtgtgatggagttgaggtcagggttctgtgcaggtcaggcaagttcttccacaccaatctcgacaaaccatttctgtgcatgggggcattgtcatgcataaacaggaaagggctttccccaaactgtttccacaaagttggaagcacagaatcatataGAATGTTATGGTATTGAACTAAGAcgcctagcccaaaccattaaagacagccctagaccattactcctcctccaccaaactttacagttggcactatgcattcgggcaggtagtgttctcctgccATCAGCTAAACCAAGATCCATCCGTTGAACTGCCAGATGGGGaagcgtgatttatcactccagagaacatgtttccagagtccaatggctgtgagctttacaccactccagctgacgcttggcattgcacatggtgatttttggcttgtgtgtggctgctcggccatggaaacccatttcctgCAGCTCGCAATGAACAATTaatgtgctgacattgcttcaaaaggcagtttggaaatgggtagtgagtgttgcacctGAGGAAAGACTATTTTTACGCGCTATGCACTTCAGCggccccattctgtgagcttgtgtggtctaccactgagccgttgttgctcctagacgtttccacttcacaataacagcacttacagttgactggggcagctccagcagggcaggaatttgacaaactgactcattggaaaggtggcatcctatgatggtgccacatgaaagtcactgagctcttattttgattgaacctttatttaactaggcaagtccgttaagaacaatttcttatttacaatgacgtcctaccctggccaaaccctcccctaacccggacgacgctgggccaattgtgctccgccctatgggactcctgatcacggccggttgtgatacagcccgggatctaACCAGtttctgtagtgacacctctagcactgagatgcagtgccttagaccgctgcgccacttggtaGCAAAGTGCGggcaattctactgccaatatttgtctatggagattgcatggccatccgctcgattttatacacctgtcagcaacgggtgtggctgaaatagctgaatccactaatttgaaggtatgtccacatacttttggtcctgTAGTGTATGTCAATCTTGGAAAAAACAAACAATGATAACCAGTTAACACATAGGCCTGCCTACTTAGTACAATCGACCCCATCCCAAGGGGAAACACTGACCAAAACTAAGGTTCATACCCTGTCACATACAGGCCGATATAGGCCTACTGAGACTGACTATTGGCTGTCTTATAAACATTTTGACCAAAAGCACTTTAAGTATATTCTGAAAaacacaacacatacagtagttaATGTATTTGCTTAAGCCGCTACTGCATGGTTACAAGACACTAACCACTGCATGGTTATAAGTAAGTTTTAGTATGCTACTCAGATGGCACCATCATGTGGAGAGATTGCAAAAGTACCGCTTTAGAAAGAGAAAATTGgaaattaaaaaaatattgtcAATTTCTAACCCCACTGAAATAGTTTTATacaattcattaaaaaaaaactctCACAATGCATGCCTTTTAAAAACCTAGCGCAAAATAGAATGGTGTTGTATTCCTCCTCTGTGCAGTGTTTTACAAAAAATGTGTAGTACACTTTATTATGATCAATAATAATAGTTATTTTAAAACATAGATAACTAAATATAGAACGCATGGCTGTATGCTAAACAACTTTTAACCAAAACAAATATTTTTAGAGTTTCTGTTATTTCGGATTTGACTGACATCCACTGTAAACATGGTGATTGTTTTCCACACAGTTTTCAGTCCAATCAGCTCGAAGGGGCGGGCTCTGATAGAATTCTAGACAAAATGGCGGATGTTGTTGATTTGCGGCAGGGTCAGTGATAATCGGAATTCACCTTTTCACTGATTTACTGCAAGACATTATACATAAATAATATAAGACAAGTCATAATCGTTGTATGGTGAGCTGCAATGAAAGGCAAAGAAAGGTCACCGATTAAAAAGCGTTCTCGGGCTTTGGATGATATCCGAGACAGGGGAGGAGGCCACCCGCCCAGCAAGAAAATGAGGGCTATCTCGGTTTCCAGTGGGAGTAATAATGGGAATAGCTCGACTAAAAGTGACGGAGGATCTACGAGAAGGAGTTTGTTGGGTGACAAGAGAGGCCGGGATTTTGATGGACATGTATCGAGTCGAACCGGTGGGAGTAACCATAGCTATCCCGTTGCTGCTGCAACCTCTACCGGTAAGAACCACAACCTGGGTTTGACACTCGATTTAGCCGCGGCAAGGACTAATGCTCGCGGCGAGCGTGTTCCGCCTCCACCTAACAACAACGAGAGTGAGTACAAAACTCTCAAAATCAGTGAACTGGGCACCCAGTTGAGCGATGAAGACATAGAAGATGGACTTTTCCACGAATTCAAAAAATTCGGGGACGTGAGTGTCAAAATAAGCCGCAGCAACGACGAGAGAATTGCGTTTGTCAACTTCAGAAAGCCCGAGGATGCCAGAGCTGCTAAACACGCCCGGGGTAGGTTAGTACTTTATGACCGACCTCTGAAAATCGATGCAGTGTACATTAACAGGAGGAGAAGCCGTTCTCCAGTTGAGCGAGTTGACAGAGACCCATATGTTGGAGCCCCAGGCCACAGACACTTACACACCCAGAGACCCCTCTCCCCATCTGTGCTTGGATAcagagactacagactacagcagCTGGCCCTTGGgcgcctccctcctcccccaccccctcctttGCCCAGAGACCTAGAGCGGGAGAGGGAGTTTGCCCTGTTTGAAGCCAGGGTGCGCCCAGGTCCAGCTTTCATTGTAGAGAGAGCTTCTGCTTTCCGCGATGAGGATTTTATCTCCCCAGAGGATGACCAAAGAGCTAACAGAACACTGTTTCTGGGCAACTTGGACATCACTGTCACAGAGACAGACCTGAGACGGGCCTTCGACAGGTTTGGGTTGATAACAGAGGTGGATATTAAGCCCACACGGGGACAAACCAGCACATACGGGTTCCTCAAGTTTGAGAATCTCGACATGGCCCACCGCGCCAAACTCACCATGTCTGGGAAGATAGTGGGCCGTAACCCCATAAAGATTGGCTATGGTAAGGCCACCCCCACCACACGCCTATGGGTGGGTGGGCTCGGACCCTGGGTCCCCCTAGCAGCATTGGCCAGAGAGTTTGACCGCTTTGGTACAATAAGGACCATTGACTACAGAAAGGGGGACACCTGGGCTTACATACAGTACGAGAGCCTTGACGCTGCTCAGGCTGCGTGCACGCATATGCGTGGCTTCCCTCTGGGGGGGCCCGAGAGGAGACTCAGGGTGGACTTTGCAGACACAGAGCACCACTACCAGCAGCAGTTCCTTcagcctcttcctctaccctccttcgACATGGTGGCAGAGGCTTTCATCCACCGCGCCATAGCTGAGCCCCTGAGGGACAGGACTCCACCACTGCTccacttcagagagagagaactgggttTCCCCGGGGCCGAGTGGCCCCCCATCCCGGCTATGCGTGAGCGGGTACGTCCCGGGACCTTTGAGCCGCTGGAGCGGGACCGGCGGCCGGGAGGGAGGGAGCCCTGGTCTCTGGAGCGAGAGCTGGCAGGGCGCGGCTGCGACCCAAGACGGAAACGACACCTTATGGATGACGGTCGCCATCTTGACGTCTCTCCTGACAGCACTGACCGCACGGCACGCCGACACCGAGGGGGTCCAACCCCAGATGGTAGCCCCAACGGGGGCCGCTTCAGTGACTCAGAGCGTACCCCTCGTGGCGGCGACGACAGACCCTCCCCTGGACGAGACCGTCGCCTCAGTCTGGAGCATCCTGGCGGGGGGGACAGGAGACTAAAGAGCCAGGGGAGTCTTGCCGAAAGAGGGGCCTCCAGCAGTGGCCTCTCATCCTCAGCAGGGGAGCGGAAACGTAAAGCCGGCGACAGCAGCAGCAAAGGACCCGGAGCTAAGAGGGATCGCTCCTCAGACCAGGGCGGCtctaaaggcagtcagtcatccAAGCTGAGCCTGGCCTGGCACGGCATGCTCCTCCTGAAGAACAGCAACTTCCCCGCCAACATGCACCTCCTGGAGGGTCACCAGGGCGTGGCCAAGGACCTCCTCGTCGACGGCCCCACTGGGAGACAGGTTGGGGAGCTCAAGATCACCCAGCGTCTCCGCCTCGACCAGCCCAAGCTGGACGAGGTCTCCAGACGCATCAAAGCGGCCGGCCCCGGCGGCTACGCCGTCCTCCTGGCGGTTCCCGGTTCCGGTGGCGAGGAGGTGTCGTCGACGGACCCTGCAGCTTCCACCCAGCGTCCTCTCCGCAATCTGGTGTCCTACCTGAAACAGAAGCAGGCAGCTGGAGTCATCAGCCTGCCCGTTGGAGGCAGCCGGGATAAGGACCACCAGGGTGTTCTCCATGCGTTCCCTCCCTGTGAGTTCTCACAGCAGTTCATTGATGCCTCGGCTAAAGCTCTGGCCAAAACCGACGAGGACTATCTGGTGATGGTCGTGGTGCGAGGGCCATCATAACTACAATCAGATAGAGGAAGCAAAACATCAATGATAttgtaaaaaaataagaaaaaaaactaCTATTGCATGCTGTGTGTTGAGTTCTGCCTCATGGGGTGCTACTAGAGAGTAGGGTTATGGGGAGGATAGGCTATGTCACTATTTTTCCCACCAAAATAAGTATAAAATGTCCCCCTGAAAGTCAACAAATGTGTAATTTTGGAACCCTGTTTTATAAAGGGTGTGATCATTTCTAGCCAGTGTTTGCAGAAACAATTCTGCTGGAATATTATAAAAGGGGGGACATTCtataaataaaatgaaaaatCTACTGTAATTTAAAATGAGGTATAATGGCCCCTTTTTTGTTTTCATTTAGGAAAACTTGAACCAACCGCTGTTTGTAAAAGTTGAAACTTCTCTCTTAAGATTTGCTCTGCTGTTAGTGTTTGGTTGTATTATGTATATGTTATACTACTTTATGCTTATTACAATCAGTTGGCGTCATTTAAagttaattatatattttttagcaAAATAGTCACCTCAAAACCCTTTGTTCACTAACCATTTCTTTATTCTAAATGTCACATTTTGAGAAAGATACCATCAGGCCCTGTTTTGACTGGTATGGTGAGGCTATAAATCATTTTGAGAAAGATACCATCAGGCCCTGTTTTGACTGGTATGGTGAGGCTATAAATCATTTTGAGAAAGATACCATCAGGCCCTGTTTTGACTGGTATGGTGAGGCTATAAATCATTTTGAGAAAGATACCATCAGGCCCTGTTTTGACTGGTATGGTGAGGCTATAAATCATTCCGTTTGGATTTCTCATAAAAAAAATTATTGAGGACATTAATGTTTGGATATGTCCTTACTGGCTTTCTCTGATACATGAACATGTTCTAAACATAGAAATCTGAATGTATCTGAATGTACCTATATGCACGGTAGGCTATCTGGTGTTCGGTTACACCTGGTGTTTTACCCTGTGTAACTGGTTCGGTTACACTTGGTGTTTTACCCTGTGTAATTGGTTCGGTTACACCTGGTGTTTTACCCTGTGTAACTGGTTCGGTTACACTTGGTGTTTTACCCTGTGTAATTGGTTCGGTTACACCTGGTGTTTTACCCTGTGTAACTGGTTCGGTTACACCTGGTGTTTTAGCCTGTGTAACTGGTTCGGTTACACCTGGTGTTTTACCCTGTGTAACTGGTTCGGTTACACCTGGTGTTTTACCCTGTGTAACTGGTGTAACTGGTTTTACCCTGTGTAACTGGTTCGGTTACACCTGGTGTTTTACCCTGTGTAACTGGTTCGGTTACACCTGGTGTTTTAGCCTGTGTAACTGGTTCGGTTTACACCTGGTGTTTTAGCCTGTGTAACTGGTTCGGTTACACCTGGTGTTTTAACCTGTGTAACTGGTTCGGTTTCACCTGAAAATCCTGTGTTCATGGAATGGTTAATGGAACACTACAAAGTGGATTGTGACAAAAATGTGTAATGGAGGTTGAAACACCTATACATGGGTTTTAGTTGCTGAGTGTAAATT
Above is a genomic segment from Oncorhynchus gorbuscha isolate QuinsamMale2020 ecotype Even-year linkage group LG10, OgorEven_v1.0, whole genome shotgun sequence containing:
- the LOC124045485 gene encoding RNA-binding protein 15-like, encoding MKGKERSPIKKRSRALDDIRDRGGGHPPSKKMRAISVSSGSNNGNSSTKSDGGSTRRSLLGDKRGRDFDGHVSSRTGGSNHSYPVAAATSTGKNHNLGLTLDLAAARTNARGERVPPPPNNNESEYKTLKISELGTQLSDEDIEDGLFHEFKKFGDVSVKISRSNDERIAFVNFRKPEDARAAKHARGRLVLYDRPLKIDAVYINRRRSRSPVERVDRDPYVGAPGHRHLHTQRPLSPSVLGYRDYRLQQLALGRLPPPPPPPLPRDLEREREFALFEARVRPGPAFIVERASAFRDEDFISPEDDQRANRTLFLGNLDITVTETDLRRAFDRFGLITEVDIKPTRGQTSTYGFLKFENLDMAHRAKLTMSGKIVGRNPIKIGYGKATPTTRLWVGGLGPWVPLAALAREFDRFGTIRTIDYRKGDTWAYIQYESLDAAQAACTHMRGFPLGGPERRLRVDFADTEHHYQQQFLQPLPLPSFDMVAEAFIHRAIAEPLRDRTPPLLHFRERELGFPGAEWPPIPAMRERVRPGTFEPLERDRRPGGREPWSLERELAGRGCDPRRKRHLMDDGRHLDVSPDSTDRTARRHRGGPTPDGSPNGGRFSDSERTPRGGDDRPSPGRDRRLSLEHPGGGDRRLKSQGSLAERGASSSGLSSSAGERKRKAGDSSSKGPGAKRDRSSDQGGSKGSQSSKLSLAWHGMLLLKNSNFPANMHLLEGHQGVAKDLLVDGPTGRQVGELKITQRLRLDQPKLDEVSRRIKAAGPGGYAVLLAVPGSGGEEVSSTDPAASTQRPLRNLVSYLKQKQAAGVISLPVGGSRDKDHQGVLHAFPPCEFSQQFIDASAKALAKTDEDYLVMVVVRGPS